Proteins co-encoded in one Mycobacterium mantenii genomic window:
- a CDS encoding acyl-CoA dehydrogenase family protein, translated as MNLELTEEQVALRDTTRRFLAEKASISQHVRALLDDPTGTDAAVWRGLADLGTTGLLVPEEYGGAGMTMVEAGIVAEELGAALHPGPWLSSAVAAPRALTRLEANDVAPELLRGISDGTTVAAVCFPDSASASVVASRNDDAVVLHGEIAAVPDAAAADVLLVVGEDDYGTALFAVRTGSSGVSVVPEHGIDPTRKRFRVTFDAAPAQRLAALTMDDVTAVIDDVLIATAADALGAARAIMDLAVDYAKGRTQFGQPIGSFQAIQHLCVDMYETVELARSGVIHALWASDAFPGTDGQSGEERHLAALRAKAFAGRLATVADTAIQVFGGIGYTWEHDAHLYLKRLLSWSAFLGGPDGYLTELGARLAKRGCE; from the coding sequence ATGAACCTCGAACTCACCGAAGAGCAGGTGGCCCTGCGCGACACCACGCGGCGCTTCCTCGCCGAGAAGGCATCCATTTCACAGCATGTGCGGGCGCTGCTCGACGATCCGACCGGAACGGACGCGGCGGTGTGGCGCGGTCTCGCCGATCTCGGAACCACCGGTCTGCTGGTGCCGGAGGAATACGGCGGCGCCGGCATGACGATGGTCGAGGCCGGCATCGTCGCCGAAGAACTGGGCGCCGCGCTGCATCCGGGGCCGTGGCTGTCGAGCGCGGTGGCCGCCCCGCGCGCACTGACGCGGCTGGAGGCCAACGACGTCGCACCGGAGTTGTTGCGCGGCATCTCCGACGGCACCACGGTGGCCGCGGTCTGCTTTCCGGACTCGGCGAGCGCGTCCGTCGTCGCGAGCCGCAACGATGACGCCGTCGTGTTGCACGGCGAGATCGCCGCGGTGCCCGACGCCGCGGCCGCCGATGTGCTGCTCGTGGTCGGCGAAGATGATTACGGCACTGCGCTTTTCGCGGTGCGAACCGGCTCGTCCGGGGTTTCGGTTGTGCCCGAGCACGGTATCGACCCCACCCGCAAGCGGTTCCGCGTCACGTTCGACGCGGCACCCGCGCAACGCCTGGCCGCGCTGACCATGGACGATGTGACCGCGGTGATAGACGACGTGCTGATCGCCACCGCGGCCGACGCACTCGGCGCAGCGCGCGCCATCATGGACCTCGCCGTCGACTACGCAAAGGGCAGAACACAATTCGGCCAGCCGATCGGCTCCTTCCAGGCCATCCAGCACCTGTGTGTCGACATGTATGAGACCGTCGAACTGGCCCGCAGCGGCGTGATCCACGCGTTGTGGGCCAGCGACGCGTTCCCGGGAACCGACGGCCAATCCGGCGAGGAGCGGCATCTCGCCGCGCTGCGGGCGAAGGCGTTCGCCGGGCGGCTGGCCACCGTGGCCGACACCGCCATTCAGGTGTTCGGCGGGATCGGCTACACCTGGGAGCACGATGCTCACCTCTACCTCAAGCGCCTGCTGAGCTGGAGCGCGTTTCTCGGCGGCCCCGACGGGTACCTCACCGAACTCGGTGCGCGCCTTGCCAAGAGAGGTTGTGAATGA
- a CDS encoding SDR family NAD(P)-dependent oxidoreductase yields the protein MIDFTGQVAVVTGAGRGLGRLYALDLARRGAAVVVNDVGGSMRGDGSDSAVADDVVDEITEAGGRAIASYDSVDSPAGGQAIIDAAVDAFGRLDAVVSNAGIFGSVPFEDLAHDDWTRMLRVHLDGGFYLSQPAYRVMKNNGGGRFVFISSSAGIFGQPMEAHYAAAKAGLVGLTNVIAIEGEAHGILANSVMPTGFSRMVTETVGDEKFLAESGFMQAIRPELVVPLVTFLASRACTFTHHNYSAAAGRYARVFVGLAEGWLADADSQPTAEDIEARLEEMSSTEKFRVPASIVDEVLEVCERRGVSPMPGNAEVAFPEPRGS from the coding sequence ATGATTGACTTCACCGGCCAGGTGGCGGTGGTGACCGGCGCCGGTCGGGGACTGGGTCGGCTGTATGCGCTGGACCTGGCCCGCCGCGGCGCCGCGGTGGTGGTCAACGACGTCGGCGGCTCGATGCGCGGCGACGGTTCCGATTCCGCGGTGGCCGATGACGTGGTCGACGAGATCACCGAAGCGGGCGGCCGGGCGATCGCCTCCTATGACTCGGTGGACAGTCCGGCCGGCGGCCAGGCGATCATCGACGCGGCCGTGGACGCATTCGGGCGCCTCGACGCCGTCGTCAGCAACGCGGGAATCTTCGGCAGCGTGCCCTTCGAGGACCTCGCGCACGACGACTGGACGCGAATGCTGCGCGTGCATCTGGACGGCGGGTTCTACCTCTCCCAGCCCGCGTACCGCGTGATGAAGAACAACGGGGGCGGGCGGTTCGTGTTCATCTCCTCCTCCGCCGGCATCTTCGGCCAGCCAATGGAGGCGCACTACGCCGCGGCCAAGGCCGGCTTGGTGGGGTTGACGAACGTCATCGCCATCGAAGGCGAAGCGCATGGGATACTCGCCAACTCCGTTATGCCGACCGGCTTTTCGCGGATGGTCACCGAGACCGTCGGCGACGAGAAGTTCCTCGCCGAATCGGGCTTCATGCAAGCCATTCGACCCGAGCTTGTCGTGCCCCTGGTGACGTTCCTGGCCAGCCGCGCCTGCACATTCACCCACCACAATTACTCGGCCGCGGCCGGACGTTACGCCCGGGTGTTCGTCGGCCTCGCCGAAGGCTGGCTCGCCGACGCCGACAGCCAGCCGACCGCCGAGGACATCGAGGCCCGTCTCGAGGAGATGTCGTCGACGGAGAAGTTCCGCGTGCCCGCATCGATCGTCGACGAGGTGCTGGAAGTGTGTGAGCGACGGGGTGTCAGCCCGATGCCCGGCAACGCCGAGGTCGCCTTCCCCGAACCGCGAGGGAGCTGA
- a CDS encoding nuclear transport factor 2 family protein, producing the protein MDDDLRDRVNRLTDRAEIYDCMQRYARGIDRQDRALLRSAYHDGAIDDHVGFVGEVDDFIDWALAYHGSQTRYQHYLLNHTADIDGDEAHAETYYLFIGTDREPANHMTISGGRYVDRLERRDGRWAIVDRVCLVEFMNESQSLLTDDAIAMVPGAGTPRHDRTDASYDRPLAASRTAAAVVDQTSQG; encoded by the coding sequence GTGGATGACGACTTGCGCGACCGGGTCAACCGGCTGACCGACCGTGCGGAGATCTACGACTGCATGCAGCGCTACGCGCGCGGCATCGACCGGCAGGATCGGGCACTGCTGCGATCGGCCTACCACGACGGCGCCATCGACGACCACGTCGGATTCGTCGGCGAGGTAGACGATTTCATCGACTGGGCGCTGGCCTATCACGGTAGCCAGACGCGATACCAGCACTACCTGCTGAACCACACCGCCGACATCGACGGCGACGAGGCGCACGCCGAGACCTATTACCTGTTCATCGGGACCGATCGCGAACCGGCGAACCACATGACGATCTCCGGGGGTCGTTACGTCGACCGCCTGGAGCGGCGCGACGGGCGTTGGGCGATCGTCGATCGCGTCTGCCTGGTGGAGTTCATGAACGAATCGCAGTCGCTGCTCACCGACGACGCCATCGCGATGGTGCCCGGGGCCGGCACGCCCCGCCACGACAGGACGGACGCCTCATACGATCGGCCGCTCGCGGCGTCCCGCACGGCGGCCGCCGTTGTTGACCAAACAAGTCAGGGCTAG
- a CDS encoding SDR family oxidoreductase — MTIVDRLRYDGKRALVVGGATGMGAAAAKSAAELGAEVIVLDYAPVDYKVAQSVQVDLRDPASIDSALEQVTGPIHAVFSAAGVADGTIDLMKINFIGHRHLIDRLLEKNQLPNGSAICFISSVAGMGWENDLDLMLEFLATPDFAAAEAWCQAHEAEGINHYGTSKKVINTYVATQGYPLAKKGIRINAICPGPTDTPLAQANADLWLSFAQDYRDETGSKVHTPEQMGDVMAFLNSEAACGVSGITLLVDSGHTMASMTGAYAPGKPIIDIIMGKVKL; from the coding sequence ATGACCATTGTCGATCGGTTGCGCTACGACGGCAAGCGCGCTCTCGTTGTCGGTGGCGCGACTGGCATGGGCGCCGCGGCGGCCAAGTCAGCGGCCGAGCTCGGGGCCGAAGTCATCGTGCTGGACTACGCGCCGGTGGATTACAAAGTCGCCCAGTCCGTGCAGGTGGACCTGCGCGATCCCGCCTCTATCGACTCCGCCCTCGAGCAGGTCACGGGTCCCATCCACGCCGTGTTCTCGGCCGCCGGCGTCGCCGACGGGACGATCGACCTGATGAAGATCAACTTCATCGGCCACCGCCACCTGATCGACCGCCTGCTGGAAAAGAACCAGCTGCCCAACGGCTCTGCCATCTGCTTCATCTCCTCGGTCGCCGGCATGGGCTGGGAGAACGACCTGGACCTGATGCTGGAGTTCCTGGCCACGCCGGACTTCGCGGCCGCCGAGGCATGGTGCCAGGCGCACGAGGCCGAAGGCATCAACCACTACGGCACCAGCAAGAAGGTGATCAACACCTACGTGGCGACCCAGGGCTACCCGCTGGCGAAGAAGGGCATCCGCATCAACGCGATCTGCCCGGGACCGACCGACACCCCGTTGGCGCAGGCCAACGCGGACCTGTGGCTGTCCTTCGCCCAGGACTACCGCGACGAGACCGGCTCCAAAGTGCACACCCCGGAGCAGATGGGCGACGTCATGGCGTTCCTCAACAGCGAGGCCGCGTGCGGCGTCAGCGGGATCACGCTGTTGGTGGACTCCGGCCACACCATGGCCTCGATGACCGGCGCCTACGCGCCGGGCAAGCCGATCATCGACATCATCATGGGCAAGGTCAAGCTCTAA
- a CDS encoding acyl-CoA dehydrogenase family protein, which translates to MDFSYPADVEQFRTELRDWLAENLTDELVAARRPTGRDDAAFETLRAWNATMADAGWAAVSWPPEYGGRGATVLEQLVYTEETTRARAPMPLNVIGLNNIAPAIMQYGSESQKLTLLPRMMRADDIWCQGMSEPEAGSDLAALRTRAVRNAGPQGDGFVVNGQKIWTSLGHRADWCQLYVRTDPDAPKHKGISCLIVDMRLPGIEVRPLVTLNGDADFAEVFFDDVRVPADALLGPLNAGWQVATTTLSHERAGAARLYAEMQVRLEELVNDLAAAGTGALDDPVILRRLGEIAVRIKYLEVLCQRSISATLHGGDALGSASLAKTVWGEIGQDLAALAFDALGTRGAGAPWANYRLTSRSLTIAGGTTQINKNITAQRVLGLPRK; encoded by the coding sequence GTGGACTTTTCATACCCGGCGGACGTGGAACAGTTCCGCACCGAACTGCGTGACTGGCTCGCGGAGAACCTGACCGACGAGCTGGTGGCGGCCCGCCGGCCCACCGGCCGCGACGACGCCGCGTTCGAGACGCTGCGCGCGTGGAACGCGACGATGGCCGACGCGGGATGGGCCGCCGTGTCCTGGCCCCCCGAGTACGGCGGGCGCGGCGCGACGGTGCTCGAGCAACTGGTCTACACCGAAGAGACCACGCGAGCCCGAGCTCCGATGCCGCTCAACGTCATTGGGCTGAACAACATCGCGCCGGCGATCATGCAGTACGGCAGCGAGTCCCAGAAGCTCACGCTGCTCCCCCGGATGATGCGCGCCGACGACATCTGGTGCCAGGGGATGTCGGAACCCGAGGCGGGATCCGACCTCGCCGCGCTGCGCACCCGCGCCGTGCGCAATGCCGGTCCGCAAGGCGACGGCTTCGTCGTCAATGGCCAGAAGATCTGGACCTCATTGGGGCATCGGGCCGACTGGTGTCAGCTGTACGTACGCACCGATCCCGACGCACCCAAGCACAAGGGGATTTCCTGCCTGATCGTCGACATGCGACTGCCGGGCATCGAGGTCCGTCCGCTGGTCACGCTCAACGGCGACGCCGATTTCGCCGAGGTGTTCTTCGACGACGTGCGGGTGCCGGCGGACGCGTTGCTCGGTCCGCTCAACGCGGGCTGGCAGGTGGCCACCACCACGCTCAGCCACGAACGCGCCGGGGCTGCACGGCTGTACGCGGAGATGCAGGTGCGGCTCGAAGAGCTGGTCAACGATCTCGCCGCGGCCGGCACCGGTGCGCTGGACGATCCCGTCATCCTGCGGCGCCTCGGCGAAATCGCGGTCCGGATCAAGTATCTCGAAGTCCTGTGCCAGCGGTCGATCTCGGCGACCCTGCATGGCGGTGACGCGCTGGGATCGGCCAGCCTGGCCAAGACGGTGTGGGGTGAGATCGGCCAGGACCTGGCCGCGCTGGCCTTTGATGCCCTGGGCACCCGCGGCGCCGGCGCGCCGTGGGCGAACTACCGGCTGACGTCGCGGTCGCTGACCATCGCGGGCGGTACCACGCAGATCAACAAGAACATCACCGCGCAGCGGGTACTGGGGTTGCCGCGCAAATGA
- the metE gene encoding 5-methyltetrahydropteroyltriglutamate--homocysteine S-methyltransferase: MTPQAFTATVVGSPRIGPKRELKRATEGYWAERTSRSDLENVAATLRRDTWQALADAGLDSVPVNTFSYYDQVLDTAVMLGALPARAAQVPDDLDRYFAAARGNSDVAPLEMTKWFDTNYHYIVPEIGPATTFALNPDKVLSELKEALAQAIPARPVVIGPVTFLLLSKGVDGGGAPIERLQELVGIYSLLLSLLADNGAQWVQIDEPALVTDISPDAPALAEAVYNALGKVSNRPAIYVATYFGDPGDSLGALARTPVEAIGVDLVYGADTAVAAVPELADKILVAGVVDGRNIWRTDLDAALGKLATLQGSAAKVAVSTSCSTLHVPYSLEPETGLDDALRSWLAFGQEKVAEVVTLARALHDGRDAVADEIAASNAAVTSRREDPRLHNDELRARIDSIVATGTHRGDAARRRASQEERLHLPPLPTTTIGSFPQTVEIRKARAALVAGEIDEAEYDRRMKQEIADVIKLQEDLGIDVLVHGEPERNDMVQYFAEQLDGFFATKNGWVQSYGSRCVRPPVLFGDVIRQHPMTVQWAKYAQSLTDKPVKGMLTGPVTILAWSFVRDDQPLADTANQVALAIRDETVDLQDAGIAIIQVDEPALRELLPLRRADQEDYLRWAVGSFRLATSGVADSTQIHTHLCYSEFGEVIGAIADLDADVTSLEAARSHMEVLDDLNSIGFSNSVGPGVYDIHSPRVPSTGEMAESLRAALRAVPAERLWVNPDCGLKTRNPDEVSASLKNMVAAAKEVRAGA; encoded by the coding sequence GTGACCCCGCAAGCATTTACCGCAACGGTTGTCGGCTCTCCACGCATAGGCCCCAAACGCGAACTCAAGCGCGCCACCGAAGGCTACTGGGCCGAACGTACCAGCCGATCGGATCTGGAGAACGTCGCCGCCACGCTGCGTCGCGACACGTGGCAGGCCCTGGCCGACGCCGGCCTGGACTCGGTGCCGGTCAACACCTTCTCCTATTACGACCAGGTGCTCGACACCGCGGTCATGCTGGGCGCGCTGCCGGCCCGGGCCGCGCAGGTCCCCGACGACTTGGACCGCTACTTCGCCGCGGCCCGCGGCAACTCCGACGTCGCGCCCCTGGAGATGACCAAGTGGTTCGATACCAACTACCACTACATCGTGCCCGAGATCGGGCCCGCGACGACGTTCGCGCTGAACCCGGACAAGGTGCTCTCCGAGCTCAAAGAGGCTCTCGCGCAGGCGATCCCCGCGCGCCCGGTGGTCATCGGCCCGGTAACCTTCCTACTGCTGAGCAAGGGCGTCGACGGCGGGGGCGCGCCGATCGAGCGGCTGCAGGAGCTGGTGGGAATCTACTCCTTGCTGCTGTCGCTGCTGGCCGACAACGGTGCGCAGTGGGTGCAGATCGACGAGCCGGCGCTGGTCACCGACATCTCCCCCGACGCGCCAGCCTTGGCCGAAGCCGTCTACAACGCCTTGGGCAAGGTGAGTAACCGCCCTGCCATCTACGTCGCCACCTACTTCGGCGACCCCGGCGATTCGTTGGGCGCGCTGGCCCGCACGCCGGTCGAGGCGATCGGCGTGGACCTGGTTTACGGGGCCGACACCGCGGTGGCGGCAGTGCCCGAGCTCGCCGACAAGATCCTGGTGGCCGGTGTCGTCGACGGACGCAACATCTGGCGCACCGACCTCGACGCGGCGCTGGGCAAGCTGGCGACGCTGCAAGGTTCGGCGGCGAAAGTCGCGGTCTCGACGTCGTGCTCCACCCTGCACGTGCCGTACTCGCTGGAACCCGAGACCGGTCTGGACGACGCGCTGCGCAGCTGGCTGGCGTTCGGGCAGGAGAAGGTCGCCGAGGTGGTGACGCTCGCCCGGGCGCTGCACGACGGCCGCGACGCGGTCGCCGACGAGATCGCCGCCTCCAACGCCGCGGTGACCTCACGTCGGGAAGATCCGCGGCTGCACAACGACGAGCTGCGCGCCCGCATCGACTCGATCGTCGCGACGGGAACGCACCGGGGTGACGCGGCCCGGCGCCGCGCTAGCCAGGAGGAGCGGCTGCACCTGCCGCCGCTGCCGACCACCACGATCGGGTCGTTCCCGCAGACCGTCGAGATCCGCAAGGCCCGCGCCGCGCTGGTCGCCGGCGAGATCGACGAGGCCGAGTACGACCGCAGGATGAAGCAGGAGATCGCCGACGTCATCAAGCTGCAGGAGGACCTCGGCATCGACGTGCTGGTGCACGGCGAGCCGGAGCGCAACGACATGGTTCAGTACTTCGCCGAGCAGCTGGACGGCTTCTTCGCCACCAAGAACGGCTGGGTGCAGTCCTATGGCAGCCGCTGCGTGCGCCCGCCGGTGCTCTTCGGCGACGTGATCCGCCAGCACCCGATGACGGTGCAGTGGGCCAAGTACGCGCAGTCGCTGACCGACAAGCCGGTGAAGGGCATGCTGACCGGTCCGGTGACGATCCTGGCGTGGTCCTTCGTCCGCGACGACCAGCCGCTGGCCGACACCGCGAACCAGGTGGCACTCGCCATCCGCGACGAGACCGTGGACCTGCAGGACGCCGGCATCGCGATCATCCAGGTCGACGAGCCGGCGCTGCGGGAGCTACTGCCGCTGCGCCGGGCCGACCAGGAGGACTATTTGCGTTGGGCCGTAGGATCTTTCCGGTTGGCCACCTCCGGCGTCGCGGACTCGACGCAGATCCACACCCACCTGTGCTACTCGGAATTCGGTGAGGTGATCGGGGCGATCGCCGACCTGGACGCCGACGTGACATCCCTCGAGGCCGCCCGCTCGCACATGGAGGTGCTGGACGACCTGAACTCGATCGGCTTCTCCAACAGCGTGGGTCCCGGCGTCTACGACATCCACTCGCCGCGGGTGCCGAGCACCGGCGAGATGGCCGAGTCGCTGCGCGCGGCGCTGCGGGCGGTTCCGGCCGAGCGGCTGTGGGTCAATCCCGACTGTGGATTGAAGACCCGCAACCCCGACGAGGTGAGCGCGTCGCTGAAGAACATGGTCGCCGCCGCCAAGGAGGTCCGGGCCGGGGCCTGA
- a CDS encoding SDR family oxidoreductase, with amino-acid sequence MARIIVFGGHGKVALQLARDLTQRGDQVSSVFRNPDHSDDVAATGAKPVVADIEQLDTDALADLQAGHDAVVFSAGAGGGDPDRTYAVDRDAAIRVIDAAGQAGAKRFVMVSYFGAGPDHGVSQDDPFFAYAEAKATADAHLRDSALDWTILGPGRLTLDAATGKIVLGRGNGEVSRADVALVAAAALADDSTIRRTIDFNNGDVPIAQALAG; translated from the coding sequence ATGGCACGCATCATCGTCTTCGGCGGACACGGCAAGGTCGCACTGCAACTGGCTCGCGATCTGACCCAGCGCGGCGACCAGGTGAGCTCGGTCTTCCGCAATCCCGATCACTCCGACGATGTCGCTGCCACCGGCGCCAAGCCGGTGGTGGCCGACATCGAGCAGCTCGACACTGACGCGCTGGCCGATCTGCAGGCCGGGCACGACGCGGTCGTCTTCTCGGCCGGGGCGGGCGGCGGCGATCCGGACCGGACCTATGCCGTCGACCGCGACGCGGCGATCCGGGTGATCGACGCCGCCGGGCAGGCCGGTGCCAAGCGGTTCGTAATGGTCTCCTACTTCGGCGCCGGGCCGGATCACGGTGTGTCCCAAGATGATCCGTTCTTCGCCTACGCCGAAGCCAAAGCCACCGCCGACGCCCACTTGCGCGACAGCGCGCTGGACTGGACCATCCTGGGTCCCGGTCGGCTCACCCTGGATGCCGCTACCGGCAAGATCGTCCTCGGTCGTGGCAACGGCGAGGTCTCCCGCGCCGATGTCGCGCTCGTCGCCGCGGCCGCATTGGCCGACGATTCGACCATCCGGCGGACCATCGATTTCAACAACGGTGACGTCCCGATCGCGCAGGCGCTGGCGGGCTGA
- a CDS encoding TetR/AcrR family transcriptional regulator, whose product MARAESLRASGTADSPTRRAEILATAASLIASSGLRTSLQEIADAAGILPGSLYHHFESKEAILVELIRRYQDDLERIGRSAQARLDEPDARPVAEQIIELGSAIANCAVEHRAALQMSFYEGPSTDPELIKLTQQRPVAILEAMLQTLRAGRWSGYIKPDIDLPTLADRICQTMLQVGLDVMRHKSATDQVAGLLCRIILQGLATRPPTDSALDRSKAFAAASDVIATWSDDSDADPSDKAAAVRAVARAEFGRRGYEVTTIRDIASAAGLGTGTVYRVIGSKDQLLASIMESFGRKVEAGWVSVLRSDATPIEKLDALSWVNVNALDRFSDEFRIQLAWMRQSPPDTPNPGWLYATRLRQMKTLLSEGIRSGEIGVDAPSTAMLSRCVVGLQWIPENILQDIGTRASLVHARDTVLRGVAVRGKLISINQPRY is encoded by the coding sequence ATGGCGAGGGCCGAGTCGCTACGGGCCAGCGGTACAGCTGATTCTCCGACGCGCCGCGCCGAGATCCTGGCCACTGCCGCGTCATTGATCGCATCCTCGGGATTGCGGACGTCGCTGCAGGAGATCGCCGATGCCGCCGGCATTCTGCCCGGCAGCCTGTATCACCACTTCGAGTCCAAAGAGGCCATCCTCGTCGAGTTGATCCGCCGCTATCAGGACGACCTGGAGCGCATCGGGCGGTCCGCCCAGGCGCGGCTGGACGAACCCGACGCTCGTCCGGTCGCCGAACAGATCATCGAACTCGGATCCGCGATCGCCAACTGCGCCGTCGAACATCGCGCCGCATTGCAGATGTCGTTCTACGAGGGGCCGAGTACGGATCCGGAGCTGATCAAGCTGACGCAGCAGCGGCCCGTGGCCATCCTGGAGGCGATGCTGCAAACGCTGCGCGCCGGCCGGTGGAGCGGTTACATCAAACCCGACATCGACCTTCCCACCCTGGCCGACCGGATCTGCCAAACCATGCTGCAGGTCGGGCTCGATGTCATGCGTCACAAGTCCGCCACCGACCAGGTGGCCGGACTGCTGTGCCGAATCATCTTGCAGGGCTTGGCAACTCGTCCTCCGACGGACTCCGCACTGGACCGGTCGAAAGCATTCGCCGCGGCCAGTGACGTCATCGCGACCTGGTCCGACGACAGCGATGCGGATCCGAGCGACAAGGCGGCGGCGGTGCGTGCGGTGGCACGAGCCGAGTTCGGCCGCAGAGGATATGAAGTCACCACCATCAGGGACATCGCCTCGGCGGCGGGTCTCGGCACCGGAACCGTGTACCGGGTGATCGGATCGAAGGACCAACTCCTCGCATCGATCATGGAATCCTTCGGCAGGAAGGTCGAGGCGGGCTGGGTCAGCGTCCTGCGCTCGGATGCCACACCGATCGAAAAGCTGGACGCGCTGAGCTGGGTCAACGTCAATGCGCTCGATCGGTTTTCCGACGAGTTCAGGATTCAGCTGGCCTGGATGCGCCAGTCACCCCCGGACACACCGAATCCGGGCTGGCTCTACGCCACGCGGCTGCGGCAGATGAAAACGCTTCTTTCCGAGGGGATCCGGTCCGGAGAAATAGGTGTCGACGCACCGTCCACCGCCATGTTGTCGCGCTGTGTGGTCGGCCTGCAGTGGATACCGGAGAACATTCTGCAAGACATCGGCACCCGCGCGAGTTTGGTGCACGCCCGCGACACCGTTCTGCGGGGCGTCGCGGTGCGCGGCAAGTTAATCTCAATTAATCAGCCCCGGTATTGA
- a CDS encoding nitroreductase family protein — MEIEYLLTATPSARKSLDLDAPVDLDDIRDCLRIGLQAANGSNAQSWRWLVISDPALRTKIAELYRQAYLLRVGGQMIAGLMPAGTPESRVMSSTEWLVEHMASVPLLVIPCYEPYLPRIEGDESFHLATLYGSIFPPVWNFQLALHTRGYGTCITTLHLHHEEEIRNLLGIPPTYVQGCLLPVGRLRAGRTFSPAPRRPLEEVVACDRWDGDPL, encoded by the coding sequence ATGGAGATCGAGTACCTGCTCACCGCGACTCCCTCGGCGCGCAAATCACTCGACCTCGACGCGCCAGTCGACCTCGACGACATCCGCGACTGCCTGCGGATCGGCCTGCAGGCCGCGAACGGGTCGAATGCCCAGTCGTGGCGCTGGCTGGTGATCTCCGATCCCGCGCTGCGCACCAAGATCGCCGAGCTGTATCGTCAGGCCTACCTGCTGCGGGTCGGCGGGCAGATGATCGCCGGCCTGATGCCCGCGGGAACACCCGAGAGCCGGGTCATGTCATCGACGGAGTGGCTGGTCGAGCACATGGCGAGCGTGCCACTGCTGGTAATCCCTTGCTATGAGCCCTATTTGCCCCGCATCGAGGGCGACGAATCGTTTCACCTGGCCACGTTGTACGGCTCGATCTTCCCGCCGGTATGGAATTTCCAGCTGGCCTTGCACACCCGGGGATACGGGACGTGCATCACCACCTTGCATCTGCATCACGAAGAGGAAATCCGGAACCTGCTCGGGATTCCGCCAACCTACGTTCAGGGTTGTCTACTGCCGGTGGGTCGGCTGCGGGCGGGCCGCACGTTCTCACCGGCGCCCCGGCGGCCACTCGAGGAGGTGGTCGCGTGCGACCGCTGGGATGGCGACCCGCTCTAG